A region of Dioscorea cayenensis subsp. rotundata cultivar TDr96_F1 unplaced genomic scaffold, TDr96_F1_v2_PseudoChromosome.rev07_lg8_w22 25.fasta BLBR01000974.1, whole genome shotgun sequence DNA encodes the following proteins:
- the LOC120255363 gene encoding nuclear transcription factor Y subunit C-4-like: MDHSENDPNSDNFPIIAPPPPPRLMYKFSQVHVGDHSENYQNPISAPPPPRSINRFLQAPVMDHSVNDPNSMYFPLPIHNPSPPRSVFPQAPVNYPSINQIRLPDLMSHSDLMRMEKQHMDLFWQSQKTRFENLQASDYKNHEFAKSRMKRLVKSSNSAQKVKAESPFILAKACELLIEDIARLSWLRTKNNRRRSLEKSDIINAMLDSKEHSFLIDKIITDSNQQNEGTSSRPGV; this comes from the exons ATGGATCATTCTGAAAATGATCCCAACTCAGACAACTTCCCTATCATTGCTCCACCACCTCCACCTCGTTTGATGTATAAGTTTTCTCAGGTTCATGTAGGGGATCATTCTGAAAATTATCAGAACCCTATTAGTGCTCCACCTCCACCTAGATCCATTAATAGATTTCTTCAAGCTCCTGTTATGGATCATTCTGTAAATGATCCAAACTCAATGTACTTCCCTTTGCCTATCCATAATCCATCTCCACCAAGATCGGTTTTTCCTCAGGCTCCTGTCAATTATCCTTCTATAAATCAG ATAAGGTTGCCTGATTTGATGTCTCATTCTGATCTTATGAGGATGGAGAAGCAACACATGGACTTGTTTTGGCAAAGCCAGAAGACGCGTTTTGAAAACCTTCAAG CTTCAGATTACAAGAACCATGAGTTTGCAAAGTCCAGAATGAAGAGGTTGGTGAAATCGAGCAACTCTGCACAG AAGGTCAAGGCTGAATCACCCTTCATCCTGGCAAAGGCTTGTGAGCTTCTCATAGAGGACATAGCCAGGCTTTCATGGCTGAGAACTAAAAATAACCGGAGACGGAGCCTTGAAAAATCAGATATTATAAATGCAATGTTAGACTCGAAGGAACACAGCTTCCTGATCGACAAAATCATAACAGATAGCAACCAGCAG AATGAAGGAACTAGTTCCCGACCTGGAGTTTAG